The following proteins come from a genomic window of Bubalus kerabau isolate K-KA32 ecotype Philippines breed swamp buffalo chromosome 20, PCC_UOA_SB_1v2, whole genome shotgun sequence:
- the TCAIM gene encoding T-cell activation inhibitor, mitochondrial: MFCHLRPVRRLCPGKILPYCFLLSRALSGAEAVNALRPFYFAVHPDFFGQHPREREVNENSLKRLSAYLENLQKPGFKSLKPTQLVFYVRETDQNPSDGQEHFSASGFRAVKFTLHTRDLLSTVLYILNSCSLSIEHVQSLNTNVHSQPLKEAKRTSDRPIKWDKSYYSFTGFKDPDEDLEQVWRTETTLTSWLDNNGESAVKKLKNSLPLRKELDRLKDELSHQLQLSDIRWQRSWGIAHRCSQLHSLGRLAQQNLETLKNAKGCTVIFTDRSGMSAVGHVMLGTMDVHHHWTKLFERLPSYFDLQRRLTHLEDQISYLLGGIQVVYIEELQPVLTLEEYYSLLDVFYNRLLKSRIPFHPRSLRGLQMILNSDRYAPSLHELGHFNIPVLCDPANLQWFILTRAQQARENMKKKEELKVIENELMQASTKKFSLEKFYKESSVSSIQMVDCCRRLLEQSLPYLQGMHLCVSHFYSVMQDGDLCIPWNWKNGEAIK; the protein is encoded by the exons ATGTTTTGCCACCTGAGACCTGTGAGGAG gtTATGTCCAGGAAAGATACTTCCATACTGCTTTCTGTTATCAAGAGCTTTATCAGGAGCTGAAGCAGTCAATGCCTTGAGGccattttattttgctgtacaTCCAGATTTCTTTGGACAGCACCCCAGGGAAagg GAAGTCAATGAAAATTCCCTTAAGAGATTAAGTGCCTACTTAGAAAACCTTCAGAAACCAGGCTTCAAGTCTTTGAAACCAACCCAGCTTGTGTTTTATGTAAGAGAAACAGATCAGAATCCCTCTGACGGCCAGGAACACTTCAGCGCTTCGG GATTTCGAGCAGTCAAATTTACTTTGCACACCAGAGATCTGCTAAGCACAGTATTGTATATTCTCAACTCCTGTAGTTTATCTATTGAACATGTCCAAAGCTTGAATACTAACGTGCATTCCCAGCCTCTCAAAGAGGCCAAAAGGACATCTGACAGGCCCATCAAATGGGACAAGTCTTACTACTCCTTTACTGGATTCAAGGACCCTGATGAAGACCTCGAGCAAGTCTGGAGAACAGAAACAACCCTAAC atcCTGGTTAGATAACAATGGGGAAAGTGCTGTTAAAAAGCTGAAGAATAGTTTGCCACTTAGAAAAGAACTGGATCGTTTAAAAGATGAACTGTCTCATCAATTGCAGCTGTCAGATATCAG GTGGCAGAGGAGCTGGGGCATCGCCCACCGCTGCAGCCAACTACACAGTTTAGGCCGCTTAGCCCAGCAGAACTTGGAAACCCTTAAAAATGCAAAAG GATGTACAGTAATATTTACAGACCGGTCCGGGATGAGTGCAGTGGGCCATGTGATGCTAGGAACAATGGATGTCCATCACCACTGGACAAAA CTTTTTGAAAGATTACCGAGTTATTTTGACCTGCAGAGGAGGCTGACACATTTGGAGGACCAAATAAGCTATCTTCTCGGTGGCATCCAAGTTGTTTATATTGAAGAATTACAGCCAGTGTTGACACTTGAAGAATATTACTCTCTTCTTGACGTGTTCTATAATAGACTCTTGAAAAGTCGAATACCTTTTCACCCTCGAAGTCTGCGTGGTTTACAAATGATCCTTAACAG TGACAGATATGCCCCAAGCTTGCATGAACTCGGGCATTTTAACATCCCAGTCCTTTGTGATCCAGCAAACCTCCAGTGGTTTATTCTCACCAGAGCCCAGCAGGCAAGAGAGaacatgaagaagaaagaaga GTTGAAAGTCATTGAAAATGAATTGATGCAGGCTTCCACGAAGAAATTCTCTCTGGAAAAGTTTTACAAAGAGTCCAGCGTTTCTAGTATACAAATGGTGGATTGCTGTAGGAGACTTCTAGAACAATCACTGCCTTACCTACAAGGGATGCACCTTTGCGTTTCACATTTCTACTCTGTCATGCAGGATGGAGACCTTTGTATTCCTTGGAATTGGAAGAATGGAGAAGCCATTAAATAA